ACAAAAACAATCAATACATAAAAACCGATTTTTTTTATTTTTTTCATAACTAAAAACTTATTTAATTAAATAACACTATTCAACCTGAATAAAAGTTTTTTGGGAAAAGCTTACTTTCCATTCATATAAAATAAACAATTGATAAACCAGAAATAAAAAGGCATTTAATTTCCATGACAGATATTTTAAATCATCACTCAAACTTAAAGTCAGATTTCCTACTAAATACAAAATCGTAGAACCTAACATAAAAAAAATCACAGCTATAGTAATGTAATAGTATGATTTATGTTCAGTAAGCATATTATAAAAATGTAATAACGCAACTGCTACTATTAACAAAGAGGCAATAGTTATTGCAAACAAGTTAAATTTCAAGAATTGCCTGTAATCAATAAAAAACTGAATGCTCAAAATGAATAAAGCACCATACAAACTACGCTTTACTATTCGTTTTTGAGATTCTAATTTTACAATGGATGCATAAAATAAACTTAACAAAATCATCTGCCCAACAACAAATATATTGATTACGAACAAATTATCAAATCTAAAATGATACATAAATTCCATCGTAATCTGCATTATAAAAGAAAAAAGCAAATAACATACAAAAAAAACATTAGCTTTTTCCTTACAAAAAAAGCTATAAGTGTATAAAATCAGATTAATTAGTAATAAAAAATAACCTGAATATATTAAAAAATCTATCATTAATATTGAATTCTGTATTTTTAAAAAGGAGGAGAAGGGCGTGTTCCATCATAAACAACCTCTTCAGCAGCTTTAGCACTACCCTGGTTTTCAGGAGGTCCATATACATCTATATATTTACCTGTTTCTTTGTCCAAATTTGCCCCAACAAAAAGTAATGTTTTTTCATTTTGATCATTAATACCTATATAAGCACGAACAGCATCAGTATTAAGCTGCAATACAATTTCTAAACTTTCCCTCGGTATCAAATAAGATTTTATCTTGCTGTTACTATCTTCAAGTGTAGTATCATTCTCGTATCTCTTTTCCCATTCTTTCGCAACTGCTAATGGAATCTGAATTGTTCCCGGAAATTTTTCTTCTGCCATAATTAATTTGTTTTTTGGTTAAGAGTTAATAATTATTAGCTAAGCTAATGAATTATTTTAAAAAATTAACATTCAAAAATAAAAAAGCCAACATCTAAACAGCAAAAAAACACTGTATAACAAACACTTACACCTAAGAAACACAAAAAACAGGTATAAATACGCATCTCTATTTTTTTATTATAATTTAATTTTGTTAAGAAACCATTTATAAAAATAAATTAACAATAGCCATTTAGAGATCTATTGACTTACATTATTAAAGAATGAAAAATGCAAGAAGACACAAAAGCACCTTTTGTAACATAAAAAGTAGCTTTCATGACATTTAATTACAAAAAAAATCTCTAACAAAATATTTTTGAATAGTTGGAAGACTTAATTCCATCAATGACTTACATCAAAAGGTCAAGATAAAAAGGGCAAAATAGATGTAATTTATTTTTAACTATATAACTAAAAACTATGTCAACAGAACCATTTATCGGAGAAATTAAAATTTTCGGATTCAACTTTGCACCTCGAGGTTATGCAACCTGTCAAGGTCAACTATTATCAATTGCTCAAAACTCTGCTCTTTTTTCTTTACTCGGAACTTATTATGGCGGAAACGGGCAAACCACATTCGCTTTGCCTGATTTACAAGGGCGTGTACCTATTGGACAAGGACAGGGACCTGGTCTTCCTTTGTATGATATTGGCCAAAAAGCAGGTACACCTACTGTCACATTATTAACATCTAATATTCCTGCACATGTTCACACATTAAATGCAGCTGTAGTTAAACTACAAGCCTCTTCAGGCAATGCTGACGAATCTGTACCAGAAGGTAATTTCCCTGCAACGACCACAACTCCTTGTTATTCTGGTAATGGAGCTACTCCAAATGTTTTTACAGGAGGTACAACTGTTTCCGGAACTACAGATATTACAGGAGGAAATATCCCCATATCAATTATGAGCCCTTATCTAGTTATAAATTATTCAATAGCTCTTCAAGGAATTTTTCCAAGTAGAAATTAAATTAACCCTTAAATAAACATCATATGTCTTACGAACCATTTATCGGAGAAATAAAAATATTTGGATTTAATTTTTTCCCTGTAGGTCATCAAACATGTCAGGGACAAATTATGAGTATTTCCCAAAACACTGCATTATTTGCACTCCTTGGAACAATTTATGGAGGAAACGGTCAGAATACATTTGCACTACCTGACTTACGAGGACGTGTTCCTATTGGTCAGGGACAAGGTGGCGGCCTTCCAAATTATATAATTGGGGAAGCAGCAGGTACGCCTACTGCTACTTTAGTTTTATCAAATTTACCACAACATATCCATACATTAAGTAATGTTAATGTAAAAATAAAAGCTTCATCAGAAAACGGTGATGAAAGTGTGCCAGAAGGCAATTTTCCTGCAACGACAACGACACCGACTTATTCTGGTAATGGAGCAACCCCAAATGTTTTTACAGGAGGAACAATAGTTAGTGGTTCAACAGATGTAACGGGGTCTAATATTCCTTTTAGTATAATGAATCCTTATCTGACTATTAACTATTGCATCGCAACAGAAGGAATTTTTCCAAGCAGAAATTAATTAAATTCTTAAAAGGAAATTTTCAATATGAAAATTTCCTTTTTTATTATTCAAAACTATATGCAAACAATAGGAATTTTATTAGCCAGATCAACTTATTATCAAACTATTAGTTTTGATCTTTATGAAGGATTGCGCTCAGGTTTGGAACAATTAGGAAGAAATGACATTCGGATCATTACTGAAAACATAGGTTTTGGTGCAGACAAACAACAATGCTATCGCAGTGCCGAAAAACTTTTACTTGAAGAAAATGCTTCTGTAGTTATCGCTTACATTGGACATCGGATGGCTCAATTACTGCGTCCTCTTTTTCTTGCCGCAAATAAAATATTAATAGTTTTAGATGCTGGAGCAAATCTACCTCATGAATGGCCAGCTTGCCCTAATATTTTTTATCATTCACTTCATAATGCCTTGGGAGCTTCTCTTGCTGCAAAAAAAGCTATAAATGATGGTTACAAATCTGCAGGCATGATCACTGGATATTATGATGGCGGTTATTTACATACCTATAGTATATCAAAAAGTTTTGAAGAAAATGGCGGAAAAATTTTTTTCAATCATGCAACAGGCTATAAGACTGAAGATTTTACGATAGAGCCCCTTAAGTATCATTTGAAACAATTTCCCGATTGTGCATTATTGAGTTTATTCAGTGGAGATTATGTACAATGGTATTTTGAAGGCATAAAAAAATCATTCACCGAACAAAATCTTCCTGTTTATTTACCTCCATTCGGTTTTGAAGAAATGACGCTGGCAGATGCTGAATATCCTGGTGACAATATAAAGGGTATTGCAGCATGGTCAAAAAATATAAAATCTGAGGAAAACAAAATATTCACAGATGCTATTACTTCTGCAGGAAGAACACCTAATTTGTTTTCATTATTAAGCTGGGAAAGTGCTGTTATTGCAGTAAAAATTTCAGATTTAATACAAGAAAGAAATACTATACAAAAAATAGCTGCTGAATTACATTCATTTACATTCGAAAGTCCAAGAGGAAGGATTTATTTTGACTCAAAAACCAATACTTCTATTTCTCCTCTATATAATGCAGTCCTAATTTCTAATGATAAAGGAAAATGTGAAATAAAATTAGAAAGTGCTGCAAATGATATATTTGAACATTTTGAAAAATTAACCAATCAAGATCTTAATAATTCAACATCTGCATGGTATAATAGCTATGCCTGTATTTAATTATGGAAGCGCAAAAAAGAATATTGGTACTATGTGGCGGTAAATTTGCTTTTAAAGCCCTCCAATTATTAGCATATGAAAAATTTATATGTGCTATAGGTATTGGCAAAGGAAACCAAACAATTATAGATGCTCTCGAAAAAGAATCAGAAGAAAATAATTTTGGTTTTAAATCTTTCCCTAATAAGCATAGTATTTCTGAAATGAAAAACTGGCTTGACAGTATAAAACCTGACTACATCTTTTCTATTTCATTTCCATTTTTGCTTACAAAAAACATTTTATCCTACGGGCAAAATAAATTTATCAATTTTCATCCGGGTCCTTTACCACAATATCGTGGACCTATGCCAATTTTCGAGGTCCTTAAAAACCAGGAAACAGAGACTGCTATTTGTGCCCATTTTATGAATAATAAATTTGATGAAGGAAATATCATCTTTAATGATCCTATTACCATTGAAACAGGTGATACTTATGGAAAACTAACCGTAAAATTAAGTGAGCATATGGCTAGAGTTACAATGAATATGGCAAATATGCTACAATTTGCTAATGATATTCCCAACGAGCCACAAAATGAAACACAGTCGCATTATTATGAAAAACCGGTTTTGTCAGATACTTATATTAATTGGAAACGAATGACAGCACATGAAATAATTTCATTGATAAATGCCTGCAATCCCTGGAATAATGGTGCAGATGCAACAATTATGGGAGAACAGATTAAAATAATTTCTGCTTATTTATTAAATGAACCTCATGAAAATCAGCCAGGAACAATAGTTTCTTTTACTGATACTTTGAATATAGCTTGTGAAGACAACAAACAAATTGCGATTGAAATACTTAGAACAGATCATGGTATAATAACAGCTTCACAATTCATGACACTAAACCCTCTCATGACAGGAATTCTTAATTAATTTTTACAAATAATATCTAATTAAAACTATGTAATCATGAAAAAAAACTTTACTTTAATTTTTATATTTCTCCTCTCTCTCTTTTGGATAGAAGGAAGTGCTCAGACACAAATTTGGAGTGATACTTTTGAAGATACGGGAGCTCCAAGCTCAGGAGTTCGAACTTCATCATACAATACAGGAGGACCATCAAGCCCCTATTCTTATTATTTTTTAAGAACAGATGGTACTAATATACAATTACAAGCTGCATCGGCTCCTGAAACAACTAATTCATATCAAAATAAAGAAGGCACAAAGTTTTGGGCTGGAGAAGATATAGACAAAGTTGGTACCGGAGTTAATAATGCAGCTGATAAAGTTCAAAATATTACCTGGACTGGAATCAATATAGCTGGAAAAACAGGATTGTCATTTAAAGGTTTATTTGCTGCAAATAGTGGACATGACTGGCAAAATATAACAGATTTTCCTACTTCATATGACTTTTTAGAAATTGAATATAGGATTGATGGCGGTTCATGGACATTATTAGGAGGAATATATCCTGAACAAGCCCCTACTAACGGATTTACACAAAAACGACTAAGAGTAGACACAGATGGAAATAAATTAGGGGATGGTGCAGTTTTGTCAAGAACTTTTCAAGATATTGAATGGAACATTACTGGAGCTGGAGCTTTATTAGATCTTCGTTTCCGCGTAAGTGCTGATGCCACTGGAACTCAAGAATTTGCTATAGACAATTTTCGCATTATAGAAGCACCTACAGTCGTACTGCCAACAGTGACTACAACTGCAGCGATTGGAATAGGGGCTTTAAAAGCAACATTGGGAGGAAATGTTAGTGCTGATGGAGGTGCTCCTGTAACAGAAAGAGGAATTGTTTGGGCAACAACCAGCAATCCTACAACTTCAAATAACAAAATTATAAACGGAACTGGAACAGGAATTTTTAGTGCAGTTATTCCTTCATTGCCTCCAGGAACACTTGTACATTTTAGAGCATATGCCATTAATTCCGCAGGAACAAATTATGGTTCAGATTTAACATTTACTACGAATGGCGCTTTATCAGCGACTACAGCTCAAACAAATATTGCCTGTAATGGAGGGGCTACTGGAGTCGCAAGCGTAACAGCCTCTAGTGGAGTGGCACCTTATACCTATTCCTGGTCACCTTCAGGAGGAACAGCTGCTACAGCAACTGGTCTTATTGCAGGAAACTATACTATAACAATAACAGATGGCGAATTAACACAAATTACAAAGAACTTTACCATTACACAACCAACAGCAATAACCACATCAGGGTCACAAATCAATGTATCATGCAACGGAGGAACTAACGGAACTGCTTCTGTAATTGCTTCAGGTGGTGCTGGTGGATATACCTATTCATGGTCACCTTCAGGTGGAACAGCTGCTACAGCAACCGGACTTGCACCAGGAAACTATACCGTAACCATAACGGATGCTAATGCATGTACGGCAACACGCAACTTTACAATTACACAACCAACGGCAATCACTACAACTGGGTCTCAGACCAATGTATCATGCAACGGAGGAACTAACGGAACTGCTTCTGTAATTGCTTCAGGTGGAGCTGGTGCATATACCTATTCATGGTCACCTTCAGGTGGAACAGCTGCTACAGCAACCGGACTTGCACCAGGAAACTATACCGTAACCATAACGGATGCTAATGCATGTACGGCAACACGCAACTTTACAATTACACAACCAACGGCAATCACTACAACTGGGTCTCAGACCAATGTATCATGCAACGGAGGAACTAACGGAACTGCTTCTGTAATTGCTTCAGGTGGAGCTGGTGCATATACCTATTCATGGTCACCTTCAGGTGGAACAGCTGCTACAGCAACCGGACTTGCACCAGGAAACTATACCGTAACAATAACGGATGCTAATGCATGTACTGCAACACGCAACTTTACAATTACACAGCCAACGGCAATCACTACAACTGGGTCTCAGACCAATGTATCATGTAACGGAGGAACTAACGGAACTGCTTCTGTAACTGCTTCAGGTGGAGCTGGTGCATATACCTATTCATGGTCACCTTCAGGTGGAACAGCTTCTACAGCAACCGGACTTGCACCAGGAAACTATACCGTAACCATAACGGATGCTAATGCATGTACGGCAACACGCAACTTTACAATTACACAACCAACGGCAATCACTACAACTGGGTCTCAGACCAATGTATCATGTAACGGAGGAACTAACGGAACTGCTTCTGTAACTGCTTCAGGTGGAGCTGGTGCATATACCTATTCATGGTCACCTTCAGGAGGAACAGCTGCTACAGCAACCGGACTTGCACCAGGAAACTATACCGTAACAATAACGGATGCTAATGCATGTACGGCAACACGCAACTTTACAATTACACAACCAACGGCAATCACTACAACTGGGTCTCAGACCAATGTATCATGTAACGGAGGAACTAACGGAACTGCTTCTGTAATTGCTTCAGGTGGTGCTGGTGCATATACCTATTCATGGTCACCTTCAGGTGGAACAGCTGCTACAGCAACCGGACTTGCACCAGGAAACTATACCGTAACAATAACGGATGCTAATGCATGTACTGCAACACGCAACTTTACAATTACACAGCCAACGGCAATCACTACAACTGGGTCTCAGACCAATGTATCATGCAACGGAGGAACTAACGGAACTGCTTCTGTAATTGCTTCAGGTGGTGCTGGTGCATATACCTATTCCTGGTCACCTTCAGGTGGAACAGCTGCTACAGCAACTGGACTTGCACCAGGAAACTATACCGTAACAATAACGGATGCTAATGCATGTACTGCAACACGCAACTTTACAATTACACAGCCAACGGCAATCACTACAACTGGGTCTCAGACCAATGTATCATGTAACGGAGGAACTAACGGAACTGCTTCTGTAACTGCTTCAGGTGGAGCTGGTGCATATACCTATTCATGGTCACCTTCAGGTGGAACAGCTGCTACAGCAACCGGACTTGCACCAGGAAACTATACCGTAACAATAACGGATGCTAATGCATGTACTGCAACACGCAACTTTACAATTACACAGCCAACGGCAATCACTACAACTGGGTCTCAGACCAATGTATCATGCAACGGAGGAACTAACGGAACTGCTTCTGTAACTGCTTCAGGTGGAGCTGGTGCATATACCTATTCATGGTCACCTTTAGGAGGAACAGCTGCTACAGCAACCGGACTTGCACCAGGAAACTATACCGTAACCATAACGGATGCTAATGCATGTACGGCAACACGCAACTTTACAATTACACAACCAACGGCAATCACTACAACTGGGTCTCAGACCAATGTATCATGCAACGGAGGAACTAACGGAACTGCTTCTGTAATTGCTTCAGGTGGTGCTGGTGGATATACCTATTCATGGTCACCTTCAGGAGGAACAGCTGCTACAGCAACCGGACTTGCACCAGGAAACTATACCGTAACAATAACGGATGCTAATGCATGTACTGCAACACGCAACTTTACAATTACACAGCCAACGGCAATCACTACAACTGGGTCTCAGACCAATGTATCATGTAACGGAGGAACTAACGGAACTGCTTCTGTAATTGCTTCAGGTGGTGCTGGTGGATATACCTATTCCTGGTCACCTTCAGGTGGAACAGCTGCTACAGCAACCGGACTTGCACCAGGAAACTATACCGTAACCATAACGGATGCTAATGCATGTACGGCAACACGCAACTTTACAATTACACATCCTACAGCTATTACAGCAACTACTTCACAAACCAATGTGTCATGTAATGGTGGATCGAACGGTTCGGCTTCTGTAACTGCTTCAGGTGGTACTGGTACATATACCTATTCATGGTCTCCTTTAGGAGGAACAGCTGCTACAGCAACCGGACTTGCCCCAGGAAACTATACCGTAACCATAACAGATGCTAATGCATGTACGGCAACACGAAATTTTACAATTACACAGCCGGCAGCTTTAGATTCTACAACTACACTTGTTGGAGCAACTATAACTGCTAATCAGTCAGCTGCCACATACCAGTGGATTCAATGTCCTGCTACAGTATTAGTTGGTGAGAATGGACAATCATTCACTCCAACTGCCATAGGTTCATATGCAGTTGTTGTAACTATAGGAACTTGCAGTGTTACATCAGCATGTGTACTTGTAAGCAGTTTATCTAATCCTAATGTTGAAGAAAAATCTAAATTTGTAATATATCCAAATCCAAACAATGGTATTGTAAACATACAAACTGATCACGATGCTGATTTAAATATTACAGATCAATTAGGACAAACTATTAAAACAGCAAAAGTTACATCTGATACAATTAACACCATTAACCTTGAAAATCAATCTGATGGAGTTTATTTTATTACAGAAAAGAAAGGCAGTAAATTAATTACTCATAAATTGATTCTGAAAAAATAATTCAAAAAGGTTTTATAAATTCTTTAAAATCAGAAAGGGAAAAATCAAATGATTTTTCCCTTTCTTTATATATAGTAGATTATTTAAACTTTAATTCAATCTTAAAACGGCACATCACTATCATCATCATCTTCATTCAGATTACTTCCAAAAGCTTCATTTGCAGACGGCAGATTTTTAGTGATATACTGATTATCATCATGATTCATTTTTGATGGCAGATCATCGTAACTCCCTGAAAAATCATCCAGGTTATCAAATTTACCAAGATGTCCTAAAAATTTTAATCGAATGTTTTCAATACCTCCATTACGGTGCTTAGCGATCATAATTTCTGCCTGGCCAGCTGTTGGCGATGCTTCATCATCATCCCATTCATCAATTTTGTAATATTCTGGTCGATATAAAAACGAAACAATATCGGCATCCTGCTCAATAGCTCCAGATTCACGAAGATCCGATAACAAAGGTCGTTTACTTGATCCACGCGTTTCTACAGCACGCGATAGCTGAGAAAGTGCAATTACAGGTACATTAAGTTCTTTTGCTAAAGCTTTTAAGTTTCGGGAAATTGTAGAAATTTCCTGCTCACGATTTCCTCCTCCTTTATTATTTCCTCCAGCAGTCATCAACTGCAAATAATCGATAATAATGATTTTAATACCGTGTTGCGAAGCTAAACGACGGCATTTTGCTCTTAAATCAAAAATAGAAAGCGATGGGGTATCATCTATGAACAAAGGCGCTTTTTCTAAATCTTTTACTTTGGTACTCAACATGGTCCACTCATGAGGTTCCAGTTTTCCAGTACGCAATTTCTCTGATGACAATCCTGTTTCAGAAGAAATCAACCTGGTAATCAACTGAACTGATGCCATCTCAAGAGAGAACAAAGCTACCCCGTGTCCGTATTGTATCGCAATATTTCTGGCCATAGAAAGTACAAATGCTGTTTTTCCCATTGCTGGTCTGGCCGCAATGATAATTAAATCACTAGGCTGCCATCCTGAAGTCAGCTTATCTAAATTCGTAAAACCAGTTTCAACACCACTTAATCCCTCCTTTTTAGAAATCTCTTCAATTTTCTTTTTAGCTTGTAAAACTAAACTCTGTGCTGTTTCAGAACTACGTTTGATATTTCCCTGAGTTACTTCATATAGTTTTGATTCGGCCTGGTCTAATAAATCAAAAACGTCTGTAGTTTCATCATACGATGCTTCGATAATTTCAGATGAAATACGAATTAAACTTCGTTGAATAAACTTCTGAAGAATGATACGGGAGTGAAATTCGATATGTGCAGAAGAAGCAATTTTTTGTGTCAGCTGAATCAAATAAAAGTCACCTCCGGCTAACTCTAATTTTCCATTCTTTTTTAATTGGCTGGAAACGGTAAGCAGGTCAATAGGCTGCGTTTCTGTGAAAAGCTGAATAATAGCTTCAAAAATATATTTATGTGCGTCTTTATAAAATGCATCAGGCTGTAAAATATCAATTACATCATCTACCCCTTTTTTATCAATCATCATTGCGCCAAGGACAGCCTCCTCTAAATCAAGCGCTTGTGGTGGTAGTTTTCCTTTTTCTAAATTAATTATGGTGGTTTTATCTACCTTTACAGGGTTTATATTTTTGAAATTTTCCATTTAGCGAAATTAGCGAAATTTAAAAAAACATTACTATCTAGTTATAAGTAATATTTGTTTATAAGTAAGTCTTTTTTGTTCATAACCAAAAAAAAATCCGAAACTGTAAGGCTTCGGATTTAATATCATTTAATATGAATTTATTCTTTATACTCGCCCATATTACTGTATTTGTCCATTCTCTGGGCAATTAAATCGGCTGTTGATAAATCTTTCAGTTCATTATATCCTTTTGTAATATATTCTGCTACAGTTTTAAAAGTAGTTTCCCTGTCGTAATGTGCCCCGCCAAGTGGTTCCGGAATAACATCATCCACTAATTTTTGCTTTTTCATATCAGATGAAGTTAACTTCAAAGCTTCTGCCGCACGCTCTTTATACTCCCAGCTTTTCCATAAAATTGAAGAACATGATTCAGGAGAAATCACAGAATACCAAGTATTCTCTAACATATAAACCCTGTCTCCAACACCTATTCCTAAAGCTCCTCCGGAAGCACCCTCTCCAACAATAATTGTAATAATTGGCACTTTCAGACGAACCATTTCAAAAATATTTCTGGCTATAGCTTCTCCCTGTCCTCTTTCTTCTGCTTCAAGTCCAGGATATGCGCCCGGGGTGTCAACCAAAGTTAAAACCGGAATTCCAAATTTCTCTGCCATTTTCATCAAACGTAAAGCCTTGCGGTATCCTTCGGGATTTGCCATACCAAAATTACGGTACTGACGCGTTTTTGTATTAAAACCTTTTTGCTGGCCCACAATCATAAACGACTGACCGTTTATTTTTCCTAATCCGCCAACCATTGCTTTATCATCTTTAAACCCACGATCTCCGTGAAGTTCTAAGAATGTATCTCCGCAGATTGCTCTGATATAATCTAAAGTATAAGGTCTGTTTGGATGCCTTGACAATTGTACACGCTGCCAGGCGGTAAGATTTTTATATATTTCTTTTTTAGTTTGCTCTAATTTTTTGTTGATTTCCTTACAGGTAGGTGTTACATCAACATCAGATTCTTTTCCAATTATAACACACTTTTCCAGCTGTTCTTCAAGTTCTTTGATTGGAAGCTCAAAATCTAAATATTCCATGGATTTTTGAATTTTGTTTTTAAATCGAACCGCAAATATAAAAATATTATATCATTGGTGTAAATAATTCACACTAAAGTATTAATACGTAATTTATAAATAAGTAAAAGATTACTTTTTTTTCTTGTTTTGAGAATGTTTGAAAACACCATTTAAAATAACCGTAATTACAATAATCAGCGCTCCAATATAAAATTCAACACTCATTTTTTCTTTTCCGCCAAGTATAAAATAAGCCAGTATAATTCCGTAAACAGGCTCTAAATTAGTAGTTAACATAACGGTATAAGGCGTTAAGCGCTGCATTACTTTTACAGAAGCTGTAAACGCATAAGCCGTACAAACCGAAGCTAAAATGAGCAATAAAGCCCAATTATTTAACGAGATCGTAAAAAAATCTACGCTAAATTTTCCCTGTATTAAAAAATAAAGAGAGATAAAGAAAACGCCAGCACCAAATTCATAAAATGTTATAAGCGAAGGCTCATGATCTGAGATTAATTTACCATTTAGTAAAGTAAATACAACTCCTAATATGATAGATGCCAATGCATAATAAACTCCTGTAAGATATTTTATTTCTACCTGTAGTATCAAAGCTAATCCAGCTATAATGATTAGTCCAAAAAAAACTTCGTACCACAATATTTTTCTTCCGTAGAAAAGCGGCTCTAACAATGAAGCAAAAAAAGCGCCTAATGAAAATATGGAAAGCGTAATCGAAACGTTTGAAACGTGAATAGCTTTAAAAAAGAATATCCAATGCAGAGCAATTAACAAGCCTACAAAAACCAACTTAAAAAGTTCCTTTACCGGAACGTGAAAAGATTGTTTTTTGTAAATAATAAAAGCACCTAAAAAAATTAAAGCCAACAACATTCTGTACCAAACCAGATTATCGGCATCAATAGTAATCAAAGCCCCAAGAATAGCCGTAAATCCCCATATAAAAACTATTAAATGAAGATTTAAATAGCTTTTTAAATTATCGTTTCGCATTGCGTAGTAAGTAAATTGCCAGAGCCCCGAAAACAATATTCGGAAACCACACAGCTAAAAAAGGTGAGAAAGTTGATTTTTCGGCAAG
The Flavobacterium flavigenum genome window above contains:
- a CDS encoding phage tail protein: MSTEPFIGEIKIFGFNFAPRGYATCQGQLLSIAQNSALFSLLGTYYGGNGQTTFALPDLQGRVPIGQGQGPGLPLYDIGQKAGTPTVTLLTSNIPAHVHTLNAAVVKLQASSGNADESVPEGNFPATTTTPCYSGNGATPNVFTGGTTVSGTTDITGGNIPISIMSPYLVINYSIALQGIFPSRN
- a CDS encoding phage tail protein, encoding MSYEPFIGEIKIFGFNFFPVGHQTCQGQIMSISQNTALFALLGTIYGGNGQNTFALPDLRGRVPIGQGQGGGLPNYIIGEAAGTPTATLVLSNLPQHIHTLSNVNVKIKASSENGDESVPEGNFPATTTTPTYSGNGATPNVFTGGTIVSGSTDVTGSNIPFSIMNPYLTINYCIATEGIFPSRN
- a CDS encoding ABC transporter substrate-binding protein, which produces MQTIGILLARSTYYQTISFDLYEGLRSGLEQLGRNDIRIITENIGFGADKQQCYRSAEKLLLEENASVVIAYIGHRMAQLLRPLFLAANKILIVLDAGANLPHEWPACPNIFYHSLHNALGASLAAKKAINDGYKSAGMITGYYDGGYLHTYSISKSFEENGGKIFFNHATGYKTEDFTIEPLKYHLKQFPDCALLSLFSGDYVQWYFEGIKKSFTEQNLPVYLPPFGFEEMTLADAEYPGDNIKGIAAWSKNIKSEENKIFTDAITSAGRTPNLFSLLSWESAVIAVKISDLIQERNTIQKIAAELHSFTFESPRGRIYFDSKTNTSISPLYNAVLISNDKGKCEIKLESAANDIFEHFEKLTNQDLNNSTSAWYNSYACI
- a CDS encoding methionyl-tRNA formyltransferase, whose product is MEAQKRILVLCGGKFAFKALQLLAYEKFICAIGIGKGNQTIIDALEKESEENNFGFKSFPNKHSISEMKNWLDSIKPDYIFSISFPFLLTKNILSYGQNKFINFHPGPLPQYRGPMPIFEVLKNQETETAICAHFMNNKFDEGNIIFNDPITIETGDTYGKLTVKLSEHMARVTMNMANMLQFANDIPNEPQNETQSHYYEKPVLSDTYINWKRMTAHEIISLINACNPWNNGADATIMGEQIKIISAYLLNEPHENQPGTIVSFTDTLNIACEDNKQIAIEILRTDHGIITASQFMTLNPLMTGILN
- a CDS encoding beta strand repeat-containing protein, which encodes MKKNFTLIFIFLLSLFWIEGSAQTQIWSDTFEDTGAPSSGVRTSSYNTGGPSSPYSYYFLRTDGTNIQLQAASAPETTNSYQNKEGTKFWAGEDIDKVGTGVNNAADKVQNITWTGINIAGKTGLSFKGLFAANSGHDWQNITDFPTSYDFLEIEYRIDGGSWTLLGGIYPEQAPTNGFTQKRLRVDTDGNKLGDGAVLSRTFQDIEWNITGAGALLDLRFRVSADATGTQEFAIDNFRIIEAPTVVLPTVTTTAAIGIGALKATLGGNVSADGGAPVTERGIVWATTSNPTTSNNKIINGTGTGIFSAVIPSLPPGTLVHFRAYAINSAGTNYGSDLTFTTNGALSATTAQTNIACNGGATGVASVTASSGVAPYTYSWSPSGGTAATATGLIAGNYTITITDGELTQITKNFTITQPTAITTSGSQINVSCNGGTNGTASVIASGGAGGYTYSWSPSGGTAATATGLAPGNYTVTITDANACTATRNFTITQPTAITTTGSQTNVSCNGGTNGTASVIASGGAGAYTYSWSPSGGTAATATGLAPGNYTVTITDANACTATRNFTITQPTAITTTGSQTNVSCNGGTNGTASVIASGGAGAYTYSWSPSGGTAATATGLAPGNYTVTITDANACTATRNFTITQPTAITTTGSQTNVSCNGGTNGTASVTASGGAGAYTYSWSPSGGTASTATGLAPGNYTVTITDANACTATRNFTITQPTAITTTGSQTNVSCNGGTNGTASVTASGGAGAYTYSWSPSGGTAATATGLAPGNYTVTITDANACTATRNFTITQPTAITTTGSQTNVSCNGGTNGTASVIASGGAGAYTYSWSPSGGTAATATGLAPGNYTVTITDANACTATRNFTITQPTAITTTGSQTNVSCNGGTNGTASVIASGGAGAYTYSWSPSGGTAATATGLAPGNYTVTITDANACTATRNFTITQPTAITTTGSQTNVSCNGGTNGTASVTASGGAGAYTYSWSPSGGTAATATGLAPGNYTVTITDANACTATRNFTITQPTAITTTGSQTNVSCNGGTNGTASVTASGGAGAYTYSWSPLGGTAATATGLAPGNYTVTITDANACTATRNFTITQPTAITTTGSQTNVSCNGGTNGTASVIASGGAGGYTYSWSPSGGTAATATGLAPGNYTVTITDANACTATRNFTITQPTAITTTGSQTNVSCNGGTNGTASVIASGGAGGYTYSWSPSGGTAATATGLAPGNYTVTITDANACTATRNFTITHPTAITATTSQTNVSCNGGSNGSASVTASGGTGTYTYSWSPLGGTAATATGLAPGNYTVTITDANACTATRNFTITQPAALDSTTTLVGATITANQSAATYQWIQCPATVLVGENGQSFTPTAIGSYAVVVTIGTCSVTSACVLVSSLSNPNVEEKSKFVIYPNPNNGIVNIQTDHDADLNITDQLGQTIKTAKVTSDTINTINLENQSDGVYFITEKKGSKLITHKLILKK